The following proteins are encoded in a genomic region of Nicotiana sylvestris chromosome 4, ASM39365v2, whole genome shotgun sequence:
- the LOC138890134 gene encoding uncharacterized protein: protein MNEDQEHIKQKKKKKKKKKKKKKKKKKKKKKKKKKKKERREEEEERTEKSTITQATTGEISIIDSNHAYFLYSSDAPGISLVNSAFNGRVFQVWRRSVLIALSAKNKIGFINGACPASAADSKDFQPWSKCNDMVASWLLNSLSKDIGDSVIYSKFAKDL, encoded by the exons ATGAATGAAGATCAAGAACATATtaaacagaagaagaagaagaagaagaagaagaagaagaagaagaagaagaagaagaagaagaagaagaagaagaagaagaagaagaaggaacgaagagaagaagaggaagagagaaCAGAGAAAT CAACGATCACTCAAGCCACTACTGGTGAAATATCGATCATTGATTCCAACCATGCTTACTTCCTTTATTCCTCCGATGCACCAGGAATATCGCTTGTCAATTCTGCCTTTAATGGTAGAGTATTTCAAGTATGGAGAAGGTCAGTCCTCATAGCCTTGTCAGCCAAGAATAAAATAGGCTTCATTAATGGTGCTTGCCCTGCCTCAGCTGCTGATTCAAAGGACTTCCAGCCCTGGAGTAAATGCAATGATATGGTCGCATCTTGGCTACTCAACTCACTATCCAAGGACATCGGGGATAGTGTCATCTACTCAAAATTTGCTAAGGACTTATAG
- the LOC104228374 gene encoding probable trehalose-phosphate phosphatase H, with product MTNQNVIVSDPRSGLESSFLSFSPAVPGPLPPPGRFIAVPAKKSFKNIESAAGDHGANRITALLDSMRASSPPRRSSETENLKSWIVHHPSALDMFEEIINASKGKQIIMFLDYDGTLSPIVDDPDKAFMTAEMREAVRDTAKYFPTAIVSGRCRAKVFNFVKLSELYYAGSHGMDIKAPAKGRKYRNGNNQTVLCQPAREFLPMIDEVYKSLVEKTKSIPGAKVENNKFCLSVHFRRVEEKRWTELAEQVKSVTKEYPKLRLTQGRKVLEIRPSIKWDKGKALEFLLESLGYANSNDVLPIYIGDDRTDEDAFKVLRDRGQGFGILVSKAPKETNASYSLQEPLEVMYFLNRLVEWKRSSLQRYQRK from the exons ATGACGAACCAGAATGTGATTGTTTCTGACCCGAGATCAGGGTTGGAGTCTTCTTTCTTATCGTTCTCACCGGCTGTTCCCGGACCACTACCGCCGCCGGGGAGATTCATCGCCGTTCCGGCGAAGAAATCATTCAAGAACATTGAGTCTGCTGCCGGTGATCATGGAGCTAATAGGATTACTGCTTTACTTGATTCCATGAGAGCTTCTTCCCCACCTCGTAGATCCTCTGAAACTGAAAATCTCAAGTCTTGGATT GTTCATCATCCCTCAGCTTTGGACATGTTCGAGGAAATTATAAATGCTTCAAAAGGGAAACAAATAATAATGTTTTTGGACTACGATGGCACATTGTCTCCTATTGTTGATGATCCTGACAAAGCCTTTATGACTGCTGAG ATGAGGGAAGCAGTGAGAGACACAGCCAAGTATTTTCCTACAGCAATAGTGAGTGGAagatgcagagcaaaagtcttTAATTTCGTAAAGTTATCAGAACTGTATTATGCTGGAAGTCATGGAATGGACATTAAGGCGCCTGCTAAAGGACGCAAATATAGAAAT GGAAATAATCAAACTGTTCTCTGCCAACCTGCCAGAGAATTTTTACCTATGATTGATGAG GTATATAAATCTTTAGTGGAGAAAACAAAATCTATACCAGGAGCGAAAGTGGAAAACAACAAATTCTGCTTATCCGTACATTTCCGTCGTGTTGAAGAAAAG AGGTGGACTGAATTAGCTGAGCAAGTGAAGTCAGTGACTAAGGAATACCCAAAACTTCGATTAACTCAAGGAAGAAAG GTTTTGGAGATTCGTCCCAGCATTAAATGGGACAAGGGAAAGGCACTTGAATTTTTGTTGGAATCATTAGGGTATGCTAATTCAAATGATGTTTTGCCTATATACATTGGCGATGATCGAACAGATGAAGATGCTTTCAAG GTTTTGCGCGACAGAGGACAAGGTTTTGGAATATTAGTGTCCAAAGCACCTAAAGAAACGAATGCTTCCTATTCTTTGCAAGAGCCATTAGAG GTTATGTACTTTTTAAACCGTTTGGTGGAGTGGAAAAGATCATCCTTGCAAAGATATCAGAGGAAATAA